A stretch of Pseudobdellovibrionaceae bacterium DNA encodes these proteins:
- a CDS encoding S9 family peptidase produces MTKPHILTEERIRSYLEAQAYRGFHISEDETRLYYFEQERPKLGSQGGAPVQLKLKRALQKLGTGGRGDFDFENAQTLSDEDFLKLSVMIAEEIPERQQLLLHMDVANEEKYNLYLLDLRTGTRRQLTREGQALMPVLSADRKSVWYNSRVPAEGGGFVSHLCRVDLDSGESASLLNDGALEDKLNFVTPCEVTKDRVFMFMDRGGRRQHFQLYDIDLRTGERKPCLPPDFAESRNYLAYHRPINGLIYFTSVKTGYDNLYVYDPASGQVRQLTHATTKNDTGLAGLGEGREPFAYQIFDRMPNRDAEVVFFDLEGREIEREVHDNVLRAVRHHGSLWVAETAMTREPRYMRLRRSLRGDQGPRLGFTTLRGGGADFIQCTREIVRYASYDGLEIPAFLFRPKGPIRAAFVIAFYGGEDYFAPKYQMYLEQGIAILSPAVRGSWGWGQEWENKLKGDLGGGEILDVIWGARFLAQTLGLPENKVGVEGGSHGGYAVLRTLTMPADFRGVNADFDFGFGLCWAGFADLEDFMRTSWISDWLVDLLGPYEGNEALYRERSPVRNFARLRTPLFVAHGKNDRRVPISTMTEFLEKLAGAKTPHRIQIQDGEGHKGGGVDKDVAAAKDEFEFLNAVLDGKV; encoded by the coding sequence ATGACGAAACCGCACATTCTGACCGAAGAGCGCATCCGTTCCTATCTTGAAGCCCAGGCTTATCGTGGCTTCCATATCAGCGAAGACGAAACGCGACTTTATTACTTCGAGCAGGAGCGGCCTAAGCTCGGCAGTCAAGGTGGAGCGCCGGTTCAGTTGAAGTTGAAGCGGGCATTGCAGAAACTCGGCACCGGCGGGCGCGGCGATTTCGATTTTGAAAACGCGCAGACTTTGTCGGACGAGGATTTCCTGAAGCTGTCGGTCATGATCGCGGAGGAAATTCCCGAGCGGCAACAGCTGCTCTTGCACATGGACGTCGCGAACGAGGAAAAGTACAATCTCTACCTCTTGGATCTGCGCACGGGCACCCGCCGTCAGCTCACGCGTGAAGGTCAGGCACTGATGCCGGTGCTTTCGGCCGACCGCAAATCGGTGTGGTACAACTCGCGCGTCCCGGCGGAAGGCGGCGGCTTCGTCAGCCACCTATGCCGGGTCGATCTCGATTCGGGCGAATCCGCGTCGCTGCTGAACGACGGCGCGCTGGAGGACAAACTCAACTTCGTGACTCCGTGTGAAGTGACGAAGGATCGCGTCTTCATGTTCATGGATCGCGGCGGTCGTCGCCAACATTTCCAACTCTACGATATCGATTTGCGCACCGGCGAGCGCAAGCCCTGCCTGCCGCCGGACTTCGCGGAGTCGCGGAATTACCTCGCGTACCACCGGCCGATCAACGGACTCATCTACTTCACGAGCGTGAAGACCGGTTACGACAATTTGTACGTTTACGATCCCGCCTCGGGGCAAGTCCGACAGCTGACGCACGCGACGACGAAAAACGACACGGGACTCGCCGGCTTGGGTGAGGGGCGTGAGCCTTTCGCCTACCAAATCTTCGACCGTATGCCGAATCGCGACGCCGAGGTCGTGTTCTTCGATCTGGAAGGGCGCGAGATCGAGCGTGAAGTTCATGACAATGTCCTGCGCGCGGTTCGCCATCACGGCTCTTTGTGGGTGGCGGAAACCGCGATGACCCGCGAGCCCCGGTACATGCGCCTGCGCCGGAGCCTTCGTGGCGACCAAGGCCCGCGCCTGGGTTTCACGACGCTGCGTGGGGGCGGCGCGGACTTCATCCAGTGCACGCGCGAGATCGTGCGCTACGCGAGTTACGACGGTCTCGAGATTCCGGCCTTCCTCTTCCGTCCGAAGGGGCCGATCCGCGCCGCCTTCGTGATCGCGTTTTACGGCGGCGAGGATTACTTCGCTCCGAAATACCAAATGTACCTCGAGCAAGGCATCGCGATTCTGAGTCCCGCCGTGCGCGGCAGCTGGGGCTGGGGCCAAGAGTGGGAGAATAAACTCAAAGGCGATCTGGGCGGCGGCGAAATCTTGGACGTCATCTGGGGCGCACGTTTTCTGGCGCAGACGTTGGGCCTTCCCGAAAACAAAGTCGGTGTCGAGGGTGGAAGCCACGGCGGTTACGCGGTTCTGCGCACGCTCACGATGCCGGCGGATTTCCGCGGCGTGAACGCGGATTTCGACTTCGGTTTCGGTCTGTGCTGGGCGGGCTTCGCCGACCTGGAAGATTTCATGCGCACGAGCTGGATCTCGGATTGGCTGGTGGATCTGCTCGGTCCCTACGAGGGGAACGAGGCCCTGTACCGCGAACGTTCACCGGTGCGGAACTTCGCACGTCTGCGGACGCCGCTGTTTGTCGCGCACGGTAAGAACGATC